In one Polaribacter sp. ALD11 genomic region, the following are encoded:
- a CDS encoding metallophosphoesterase has protein sequence MKKILLLSDTHSFIDAQILKFVKQADEVWHVGDIGNLNVTDTIKKIKPLRAVYGNIDDQDARAEFPLDLKFEVEKVTVWMTHIGGYPNNYYRRIREEIKVNPPKVFISGHSHILKVQYDKKLNLLHLNPGAAGNHGFHKIRTMLRFDLENGEIKNLEIIELAARG, from the coding sequence ATGAAGAAAATACTATTATTATCTGACACACATAGTTTTATAGATGCCCAAATTTTAAAGTTTGTAAAACAAGCTGACGAAGTTTGGCATGTAGGAGATATTGGTAACTTGAATGTTACCGATACCATTAAAAAAATAAAACCGTTGCGTGCGGTTTATGGTAATATTGATGATCAAGATGCAAGAGCAGAGTTTCCTTTAGACTTAAAATTTGAAGTTGAAAAAGTAACTGTATGGATGACGCACATTGGTGGTTACCCTAATAATTATTATCGAAGAATTAGAGAAGAAATTAAAGTAAATCCACCCAAGGTTTTTATCTCTGGTCATTCTCATATCTTAAAAGTACAGTATGATAAAAAACTAAACTTATTACATTTAAACCCAGGTGCTGCTGGAAACCATGGTTTTCATAAAATAAGAACCATGTTAAGGTTTGATTTAGAAAATGGAGAAATTAAAAATTTGGAAATTATAGAATTGGCTGCCCGTGGTTGA